From the genome of Niallia sp. FSL W8-0635, one region includes:
- a CDS encoding universal stress protein produces the protein MYRNILLATDGSVHSKRAALNAIYIANCCSESKVEIVMVSDPSKAKTETLHNWNSSEFVDKNRGKISEVEKLVKESGLNYEVVILKGEPGQVLVDYINNKGTDLAIMGSRGLNVLQEFVLGSVSHKVTKRANCPVLIVK, from the coding sequence ATGTATAGAAATATCTTATTAGCAACCGATGGTTCCGTACACTCAAAAAGAGCTGCATTAAACGCAATTTATATTGCTAACTGTTGCTCAGAATCTAAAGTAGAAATCGTTATGGTAAGTGATCCTTCAAAGGCAAAGACTGAGACCCTTCATAATTGGAATAGCTCTGAATTTGTTGATAAAAATAGAGGGAAAATTTCAGAAGTGGAAAAGTTAGTGAAAGAATCGGGGCTCAATTATGAAGTTGTTATATTAAAGGGAGAACCAGGTCAAGTTTTAGTAGACTACATTAATAACAAGGGTACAGATCTTGCAATAATGGGAAGCAGAGGATTAAACGTCCTACAGGAATTTGTTTTAGGTAGTGTAAGTCATAAAGTAACTAAAAGAGCTAACTGTCCAGTATTAATTGTAAAATAA
- a CDS encoding universal stress protein → MYKKILLAIDGSEHSKRATEEAMKIASLSEESTIKLVYVVDFSKSKDEVLHAHNKEELELSRKKKLLPFEELLNANNIDFSFELLHGDPGPAIVEHANKKKFDMVVIGSRGLNTLQEMVLGSVSHKVVKRANCPVLIVK, encoded by the coding sequence ATGTATAAAAAAATACTATTAGCCATTGATGGATCAGAACATTCTAAAAGAGCAACAGAGGAAGCAATGAAAATTGCTTCTTTAAGTGAAGAAAGTACAATAAAATTAGTTTATGTTGTGGATTTTTCCAAATCAAAAGATGAGGTTTTACACGCTCATAATAAGGAGGAATTGGAGTTATCTCGCAAGAAAAAATTATTGCCTTTTGAAGAGTTATTAAATGCCAATAATATTGATTTTAGTTTTGAATTATTACACGGAGACCCTGGACCAGCTATAGTAGAACATGCTAATAAAAAAAAGTTTGATATGGTTGTAATCGGAAGCAGAGGACTTAACACTCTACAAGAAATGGTACTAGGCAGCGTCAGCCATAAGGTGGTTAAAAGAGCCAATTGCCCAGTATTGATAGTAAAATAA
- a CDS encoding TniB family NTP-binding protein, whose translation MNELFKPLKGKIPDVKEIKKRKEHVKSIIIQYPRYKKILDKIEEHHQLSFGSVQPDGLFIYGETGLGKSTLLKEYESKYPRKIIDGFTKIPILYLTVPVGATPKSVASKILLNMGDPNYDRGTENNMTVRILSFVEKCEVEMIIVDEFQHLIDSESKNVLNKASNWVKNLSNEVRIPILVCGMPESNKVFVYNEQLDRRFCEKQSLQPFSYQSKEEEIEFRAFLNGLDKQLPFPEQAFLADPVLAKKIFYATKGNPYYIKKLIEESTVQALKSGSDLISEDDLYISFKSISLSTRPFVINPFNDEKFNLIDAFEKEKRMKKYI comes from the coding sequence ATGAATGAATTATTTAAGCCACTAAAAGGTAAAATTCCTGATGTCAAAGAAATAAAAAAAAGGAAAGAGCACGTTAAAAGTATCATTATTCAATATCCGCGTTATAAAAAAATATTAGATAAAATAGAAGAACACCATCAGTTATCCTTTGGTTCTGTTCAGCCTGATGGTTTATTTATATATGGTGAAACTGGTCTTGGGAAATCTACTCTACTCAAAGAGTATGAAAGTAAATATCCGAGAAAAATTATTGATGGTTTTACAAAAATTCCGATTTTATATTTAACAGTTCCTGTAGGAGCAACACCAAAGTCAGTGGCTTCTAAAATATTGTTGAATATGGGAGATCCAAACTATGATCGTGGTACAGAGAATAATATGACTGTCAGAATATTATCTTTTGTTGAAAAGTGTGAAGTTGAAATGATTATAGTAGATGAGTTTCAACATTTAATTGATAGCGAAAGTAAAAATGTATTAAACAAAGCATCTAATTGGGTGAAAAATTTATCTAATGAAGTTAGAATACCAATATTAGTATGCGGAATGCCTGAATCAAATAAAGTCTTTGTTTATAATGAACAATTAGACCGCCGCTTTTGTGAAAAGCAAAGTTTACAGCCTTTTTCCTACCAATCGAAAGAAGAGGAAATAGAATTTAGAGCGTTTTTAAATGGATTAGATAAGCAACTGCCCTTTCCTGAGCAAGCTTTCTTAGCTGATCCAGTATTAGCAAAGAAGATTTTTTATGCAACTAAAGGAAATCCTTATTATATAAAAAAACTAATAGAAGAATCAACCGTACAGGCTTTAAAAAGTGGGAGTGATTTAATTTCTGAGGATGACTTGTATATTTCATTTAAATCCATTTCATTATCAACAAGACCCTTTGTTATCAATCCATTTAATGATGAGAAATTTAATTTGATTGATGCATTTGAGAAAGAGAAAAGGATGAAAAAATACATATAA
- a CDS encoding TnsA endonuclease N-terminal domain-containing protein produces the protein MEQVRKIKPSKKGSFRGFINSKKSNEMVAWESLLEKDFIKVLDFDPSIIKIQSQPIKIEYRYKGKIYKYFPDFLVETKDKQYIIFEVKPEDKIKEEDNKVKFEVGKIYCEKKGWKFKIVTEKDIRQGYLIQNLDKIRGVDERLTKESTKIKIYNFIQKNGKSKMEDIIKFDDSIPSPEIYSNLYYMIYNQQLNIDLINELLNDETFIDIVRG, from the coding sequence ATGGAACAAGTTAGAAAAATAAAACCATCCAAAAAAGGCAGCTTTAGAGGCTTTATAAATAGCAAAAAGTCTAATGAAATGGTTGCTTGGGAGAGTCTGTTAGAGAAGGACTTCATTAAGGTTTTAGATTTTGATCCTTCAATCATAAAAATTCAATCTCAACCAATAAAAATAGAATACAGATATAAAGGGAAGATATACAAATATTTTCCTGATTTTTTAGTGGAAACTAAGGATAAACAGTATATTATTTTTGAAGTTAAGCCAGAGGATAAGATTAAAGAAGAAGATAATAAAGTTAAATTTGAAGTAGGGAAAATATATTGTGAAAAAAAAGGATGGAAATTCAAAATAGTTACAGAAAAAGATATAAGACAAGGATATCTAATACAAAACCTCGATAAGATTAGAGGAGTCGACGAAAGGTTAACTAAAGAAAGTACAAAAATAAAAATTTATAATTTTATACAAAAAAATGGAAAAAGTAAGATGGAAGATATCATAAAGTTTGATGATAGTATACCTAGTCCAGAAATTTATTCGAATTTATACTATATGATTTATAATCAGCAATTAAATATTGATCTCATAAATGAATTACTCAATGATGAAACTTTTATAGATATTGTGAGGGGATAG
- a CDS encoding SulP family inorganic anion transporter, which produces MIEKMKRDWFSNIPADILSGIVVALALIPEAIAFSIIAGVDPMVGLYASFCMAVTISFVGGRPAMISAATGAMALLMVPLVKDYGINYLLAATILTGIIQVVFGVLKIAKLMKFIPRAVMVGFVNSLAILIFMAQVPHFIGISNMTYIFVAITLLIVYILPRFIKTVPAPLIAIVLLTSLAIFSDFDLRTVGDLGNITQSLPSFFIPDVPLNFETLKIIFPYSIALAIVGLLESLLTASIVDDMTGTGSNKNREARGQGIANVITGFFGGMASCAMIGQSVINVKSGGRGRLSTLVAGLFLMFLILVLGNIVVQIPMAVLVGIMIMVSIGTFDWSSFTYLKNAPKTDAAVMLVTVIIVVATHDLSIGVIAGVILSAIFFVAKISKIKLVRNVNNQNITFEVEGQLFFASVEEFVEQFDFSVENKNIIIDFTNAHIWDDSAVGAIDKVVIKYRENHNNVTIKNLNAASKKIVDKLAVFNDPNAKLSAH; this is translated from the coding sequence GTGATTGAAAAAATGAAGAGAGATTGGTTTTCAAATATTCCCGCAGATATTCTATCTGGAATAGTAGTTGCCTTGGCACTGATTCCAGAAGCAATAGCGTTTTCCATTATTGCGGGTGTTGATCCAATGGTTGGCCTGTATGCCTCTTTTTGTATGGCTGTAACCATTTCTTTTGTTGGCGGAAGACCAGCTATGATTTCGGCTGCGACTGGAGCTATGGCATTACTAATGGTGCCATTAGTAAAAGACTACGGTATAAACTACTTATTAGCAGCCACTATATTAACAGGTATTATCCAAGTTGTTTTTGGAGTTTTAAAAATAGCAAAGCTAATGAAGTTTATTCCGAGGGCAGTTATGGTTGGCTTTGTTAATTCTTTAGCTATTTTAATATTTATGGCACAAGTCCCTCATTTTATAGGTATCTCCAATATGACTTATATCTTTGTAGCCATTACATTATTGATTGTCTATATCTTACCAAGATTTATAAAGACGGTTCCAGCACCATTAATTGCAATTGTTTTATTAACAAGTTTAGCAATTTTCTCTGACTTTGATTTAAGAACAGTTGGAGATTTAGGTAATATCACTCAATCGTTACCATCTTTCTTTATTCCTGATGTACCACTTAATTTTGAAACATTAAAGATTATTTTTCCATATTCCATTGCATTAGCTATTGTAGGTTTATTAGAATCTCTTTTAACTGCTTCCATTGTGGACGACATGACTGGAACAGGTAGTAATAAAAATAGGGAAGCTAGAGGGCAAGGAATTGCCAATGTTATTACAGGTTTTTTTGGTGGTATGGCAAGTTGTGCGATGATAGGACAATCCGTTATAAACGTAAAGTCAGGTGGTAGAGGTAGGTTATCTACACTTGTTGCTGGACTATTTCTTATGTTTCTAATTTTGGTATTAGGGAATATAGTAGTCCAAATTCCAATGGCAGTCCTGGTAGGTATAATGATCATGGTTTCTATTGGTACATTTGACTGGTCATCTTTTACTTACCTAAAAAACGCTCCAAAAACAGATGCAGCAGTTATGTTAGTCACTGTTATCATCGTAGTAGCAACACATGATTTATCTATCGGTGTTATAGCAGGAGTTATATTAAGCGCCATCTTTTTTGTGGCTAAAATATCTAAAATTAAGTTGGTTAGGAATGTGAATAACCAGAATATTACTTTCGAGGTAGAAGGGCAGTTATTTTTCGCTTCCGTGGAAGAGTTCGTGGAGCAATTTGATTTTTCTGTGGAGAATAAGAATATTATTATTGATTTCACCAATGCGCACATATGGGATGATTCAGCTGTTGGTGCGATCGATAAAGTAGTGATTAAATATCGAGAAAATCATAACAACGTGACTATTAAAAACTTAAATGCAGCAAGTAAAAAAATCGTGGATAAGTTGGCAGTATTTAACGATCCAAATGCAAAATTATCTGCACACTAA
- a CDS encoding arsinothricin resistance N-acetyltransferase ArsN1 family A: protein MIRKVEERDLLAILEIYNQGIEDGIATFEEELKDENYIYKWFNLHNGRYCAFVATNEQGEITGWASINAYNTRAVYQGVGELSIYIHRGFRGKGIGQQLLRVLEEEAKSHGFYKLVLFTFPINALGQGLYRKQNYRKVGLFKNQGKLRGEFVDVMIMEKLLFDQDYYLLKTKESK from the coding sequence ATGATTAGGAAAGTAGAGGAAAGGGATTTATTGGCTATATTAGAGATTTATAATCAAGGAATTGAAGATGGAATAGCCACCTTTGAAGAAGAACTTAAAGACGAAAACTATATTTACAAATGGTTTAATCTCCATAATGGAAGATATTGTGCTTTCGTAGCAACAAACGAACAAGGAGAAATAACTGGTTGGGCTTCCATAAATGCTTATAATACAAGAGCTGTTTACCAGGGTGTAGGAGAACTATCCATATATATACATAGGGGATTTAGGGGGAAAGGAATAGGTCAGCAATTATTACGGGTCTTAGAAGAAGAAGCAAAATCACATGGTTTTTACAAGTTAGTGCTCTTTACATTCCCTATCAATGCTTTAGGTCAAGGTCTGTATCGAAAGCAGAATTATAGGAAAGTTGGATTATTTAAAAATCAAGGAAAATTAAGAGGGGAATTTGTAGATGTAATGATTATGGAAAAATTGCTTTTTGATCAAGATTATTATTTGTTAAAAACAAAGGAGAGTAAATAA
- a CDS encoding recombinase family protein, whose amino-acid sequence MLIGYMRPVEDDPNCIDQLESLTTYHCNVIYTEELSSHKNKTTLKKMLLNLNKHDKIVVEKFYTIADSLKKLKEILNIIREKDAYILFIKENIDTSNVMEEKFNEYVQHLINLQGDIISENTKIGIKTAKNQGKNTGRPKKSLRNIQKAIDMYISKQFSLIEIQNTTGISKSSLYRYLSNWEGKS is encoded by the coding sequence ATGTTAATTGGTTATATGAGGCCTGTTGAAGATGACCCTAATTGTATAGATCAGTTAGAAAGTCTTACTACCTATCATTGTAACGTAATCTATACTGAAGAACTTAGTTCTCACAAGAATAAAACTACACTTAAAAAGATGTTATTAAACTTAAATAAACACGATAAGATTGTGGTTGAAAAATTTTATACAATTGCTGATTCATTAAAAAAATTAAAGGAGATATTAAATATTATTAGGGAAAAAGATGCTTATATTTTGTTTATTAAAGAGAATATTGATACGAGTAATGTAATGGAAGAAAAGTTTAATGAATATGTACAACATCTAATAAACCTTCAGGGCGATATTATAAGTGAAAACACTAAAATAGGAATAAAAACAGCTAAAAACCAGGGGAAAAATACAGGTAGACCCAAAAAGTCTTTACGTAATATTCAAAAAGCAATTGATATGTATATTAGTAAGCAGTTTTCATTAATAGAAATTCAAAATACAACTGGAATTAGTAAGTCCAGCTTATACAGATATTTATCAAATTGGGAGGGAAAATCCTAA
- a CDS encoding Mu transposase C-terminal domain-containing protein, which produces MSMFAFLAGTKLMIDEDRYIVRREINGAIELENLNYNKIEIWDKEHLLEKWNKEELVFRNNDWRSSESEIRDFSLLDIDSVNEAKRRYKIIKPVIDGEILPAEIKSYLDTIEPKVSKTTFYEWKSRWEKYEDIRTLVKKKPGPKNHYTKGEIVELIEELVNEFQYSGEKFTDEHLFSEFSLRIEEINRFRDDKNKIKIVSRSTFYRRKKTIEDKFRKEEIRLGKVETELRKKGSRKEVVITKPLERVEIDWTPVDVLLINPSTLKPERPWLVYAIDKATGHPLGFYVTFKDVNASAVKQCLLHSIMPKTYLKKLYPLIENDWVAYGKPSEVVFDNSIINESYDVKDTCQQLNINVHFCKVGAGYQKGTIERGFRTLNTTWIHTLKGTTFSNVYEKGLYDSVGEACITMQTFIYMAHLVMVDVIANSYDKRRGGKPKDLWLKGLVNNPLLQLPIPQSKKELKLIFMSGIDYRKIQNKGVVIENEYYNSKDLMELRANLINEVKHEKKIGSVKVRYDLADMRSVYVYDKFKKIYIQANNTSLERKEIPTNLPVYLSQLELDSSVRTLGANKDDVTNLAKTIRKVKELTNCDKKKYNQQKRNLEQLNKRDLPKSYNYEGISSMGLAELQIESPIEADTIVVHFDEQKERENKQKKYATKSKKEQLQDEETMIGKSNSDYIDLDSLPDYGVSFKK; this is translated from the coding sequence ATGAGTATGTTTGCATTTTTAGCAGGAACAAAGTTAATGATAGATGAAGATAGATATATAGTTAGAAGAGAAATAAATGGAGCAATCGAACTAGAGAATTTAAATTACAATAAAATCGAGATTTGGGATAAAGAACACTTATTAGAAAAGTGGAATAAAGAAGAATTAGTATTCAGAAATAACGATTGGCGCAGCAGTGAATCTGAAATTAGGGACTTTTCATTGCTAGATATAGATTCAGTTAACGAGGCTAAAAGAAGGTATAAAATTATAAAACCAGTGATAGACGGAGAGATACTACCTGCAGAAATTAAGAGTTATTTAGATACGATAGAACCAAAAGTTAGTAAAACAACCTTTTATGAATGGAAGAGTAGATGGGAAAAATATGAAGATATTCGAACTCTTGTAAAAAAGAAGCCTGGTCCCAAAAATCATTATACAAAGGGAGAGATAGTCGAACTAATAGAAGAACTGGTAAATGAATTCCAATATAGTGGTGAAAAGTTTACAGATGAACATCTTTTTTCTGAATTTTCATTAAGAATCGAAGAAATTAACAGATTTAGAGATGATAAAAATAAAATTAAAATAGTATCTCGTTCTACATTTTATAGAAGGAAGAAAACTATAGAAGACAAATTTAGAAAAGAAGAGATTAGGCTTGGTAAAGTTGAAACTGAATTGAGGAAGAAAGGTTCTAGAAAAGAAGTTGTAATTACTAAACCCTTGGAAAGAGTGGAGATTGATTGGACACCTGTCGATGTCTTATTAATTAATCCATCGACACTAAAGCCAGAACGTCCTTGGCTAGTCTATGCAATAGATAAAGCTACCGGTCATCCACTAGGATTTTATGTAACATTTAAGGATGTAAATGCATCTGCGGTGAAACAATGTCTATTACATTCTATTATGCCAAAAACGTACCTGAAAAAATTATATCCCTTAATAGAAAATGATTGGGTAGCATATGGAAAACCCTCTGAGGTAGTATTTGATAATTCAATAATAAATGAATCGTATGATGTTAAGGATACTTGCCAACAGTTAAATATAAATGTTCACTTTTGTAAAGTTGGTGCTGGTTATCAAAAGGGAACTATCGAGAGAGGATTTAGAACACTTAACACTACATGGATTCATACATTAAAAGGAACGACTTTTTCAAATGTTTATGAGAAAGGATTATATGATTCTGTAGGAGAAGCTTGTATAACAATGCAGACGTTTATTTATATGGCTCATCTGGTGATGGTAGATGTAATTGCGAATTCTTATGATAAGAGACGAGGAGGAAAGCCAAAGGATCTATGGCTTAAAGGATTAGTGAATAATCCTTTGCTACAATTACCTATACCACAAAGCAAAAAAGAGCTTAAATTAATTTTTATGAGTGGAATAGATTATAGAAAGATACAAAATAAAGGCGTTGTTATAGAAAACGAATACTATAATAGTAAAGATTTAATGGAACTTAGAGCTAACTTAATTAACGAGGTAAAACACGAAAAGAAAATTGGGTCTGTTAAAGTTCGATATGACTTAGCGGATATGAGATCTGTTTATGTTTATGATAAATTTAAAAAAATATATATTCAAGCAAATAACACATCTCTTGAAAGAAAGGAAATTCCCACGAATTTACCTGTTTATTTGTCTCAGTTAGAACTAGACTCTTCGGTAAGAACACTTGGCGCTAACAAAGATGATGTAACTAATTTAGCAAAAACCATAAGAAAAGTAAAAGAGCTCACAAATTGTGATAAAAAGAAATATAACCAACAAAAACGCAACTTGGAACAGTTGAATAAACGAGATTTGCCTAAGAGTTATAATTATGAAGGTATTTCTTCAATGGGATTAGCGGAACTACAAATAGAAAGTCCTATTGAAGCTGATACAATAGTTGTTCATTTTGATGAACAGAAAGAAAGGGAAAATAAACAGAAAAAATATGCAACTAAAAGTAAAAAAGAGCAATTACAAGATGAAGAAACAATGATTGGGAAAAGTAATAGTGATTATATTGATTTAGACTCATTACCAGATTATGGAGTGAGTTTCAAAAAATGA
- a CDS encoding MarR family winged helix-turn-helix transcriptional regulator, with translation MKTQDKIQIRELLQQLVRDFGLLQKDGSDCCGITVSQSHIVYELSKSPNVSLQTLAEKLMMDTGLLSRQVNKLVELNFILRVPDPNDRRYVLLSLTDEGELKAEEISNQMLEYLGNIFQHIQEDKHQQVMESLSLLLYAMNKNNGLGSCATK, from the coding sequence ATGAAAACACAGGATAAAATTCAAATACGTGAATTGCTCCAGCAATTGGTAAGGGACTTTGGTCTTCTTCAGAAAGACGGATCTGATTGTTGTGGAATTACAGTATCACAAAGTCACATTGTTTATGAGTTAAGTAAGAGCCCAAATGTATCTCTACAGACATTGGCAGAAAAGTTAATGATGGATACAGGGCTTTTAAGTAGACAGGTAAATAAACTGGTTGAACTTAACTTTATTTTAAGAGTTCCAGATCCTAATGATAGAAGGTATGTCCTTTTGTCACTTACGGATGAAGGGGAATTGAAGGCAGAGGAAATTTCCAATCAAATGTTAGAGTATCTAGGTAATATTTTTCAACATATTCAGGAAGATAAACATCAACAGGTAATGGAAAGTCTAAGTTTGCTTCTATATGCAATGAATAAAAACAATGGGCTAGGTAGTTGTGCCACCAAATAA
- a CDS encoding TniQ family protein, with protein sequence MLLFYLKPKNNESLTGFFYRTAKENLMDNIKWINDHFSVFTGYQPNVNLMNWGEQNHIKDTSNFLRIEYQLANSMTFTYLLEFHGLRVDYTKNTIKCPWFSYQTTKVCPVCLIEEPIHRLDWSFTYSFICRKHKLFLIDKCMYCSRDINIKTVISDKCVCGMPLSSAKPKNVTLSLLFNYQQEVDKFFSHDKTVNINDWISNSSTFYYALEFLATWIPQTINIDEIITLDGFKYSGNAVVNSRLKKSKTLIQSCPLYIHAYILLRDWPKQFYTFIRLMKNKNNLNSFRLFCNAVNKLIGTNLEPLHTEFMNYILKNQLPNSYPNQFISIKKACEITKLKEDTIKRSDYFQLFMCNFKEMEFFFVKKIEIEKWLSLYKESISKEHLRNTWRTSPKVTFNILSNNVLWPAINIQTGSVMQWQIPIGKLEEITLRLQQRTTLIIGPKIILNKAFQWVGVHYSFVVIKAMLAGCLPFELDKKVLGNSLVSKRVLFKIVRNIVVKLAKQSGVLSQKDVAFLFGVKKKDIEYWICTNRLKTNSSGAITNDSFTKFESKYFTTFQISMIKSISTKRILKKYNKGKLIAVSGPELNDGKRLLFLKSVINII encoded by the coding sequence ATGTTACTTTTTTATTTAAAGCCTAAGAACAACGAAAGCCTTACTGGATTCTTTTATAGGACGGCAAAAGAAAACTTAATGGATAACATAAAATGGATTAATGATCACTTTTCCGTATTTACAGGTTATCAGCCTAATGTTAATTTAATGAATTGGGGCGAACAAAACCATATTAAAGATACTTCAAACTTTTTACGCATCGAATATCAGCTTGCAAACAGTATGACTTTTACTTATCTATTAGAATTTCACGGTTTAAGAGTAGATTATACCAAGAACACTATTAAGTGCCCTTGGTTTTCATACCAAACAACAAAGGTTTGTCCAGTATGTTTAATAGAGGAACCGATTCACCGTTTAGACTGGAGTTTTACATATAGTTTTATATGTAGAAAGCACAAATTATTTCTAATTGATAAATGTATGTATTGTTCTAGAGATATAAATATTAAGACCGTTATTTCCGATAAATGTGTTTGTGGGATGCCTTTATCTTCAGCTAAACCCAAAAATGTTACATTATCTCTTCTATTTAATTATCAACAAGAGGTTGATAAATTTTTCTCCCATGATAAAACTGTTAATATTAATGATTGGATTTCAAATTCTTCGACATTCTATTATGCATTAGAGTTTTTAGCAACTTGGATACCACAAACAATCAATATTGATGAGATTATAACATTAGATGGTTTTAAATATAGCGGAAACGCAGTTGTTAATAGCCGTTTAAAAAAATCAAAAACACTTATTCAATCTTGTCCTTTATACATACACGCTTACATATTATTGAGGGATTGGCCAAAGCAATTTTATACATTCATTAGATTGATGAAAAATAAAAACAACCTTAATAGTTTTCGTCTATTTTGTAATGCTGTTAATAAGTTAATTGGCACTAATTTGGAACCATTGCACACTGAGTTTATGAACTATATACTTAAGAATCAATTACCAAATAGTTATCCAAATCAATTTATTAGTATAAAAAAGGCATGTGAAATTACTAAATTAAAAGAAGATACAATTAAAAGAAGTGATTATTTTCAGCTGTTTATGTGTAACTTCAAGGAAATGGAATTTTTCTTTGTGAAAAAAATTGAAATCGAAAAATGGTTGTCCCTTTACAAAGAATCGATTTCAAAAGAACACTTACGGAATACTTGGCGGACAAGCCCAAAAGTTACTTTTAACATACTTTCCAATAATGTATTATGGCCAGCTATTAACATACAAACTGGTTCTGTAATGCAATGGCAAATCCCTATTGGCAAATTAGAAGAAATCACTTTAAGGTTACAACAGAGAACCACTCTAATAATTGGACCAAAAATTATTTTAAATAAAGCCTTTCAGTGGGTTGGTGTACATTACTCTTTTGTTGTAATTAAAGCAATGTTGGCAGGGTGCTTACCATTCGAATTAGATAAAAAAGTTTTGGGTAATTCTTTGGTTTCAAAAAGAGTACTTTTTAAAATAGTTCGAAATATTGTTGTTAAACTGGCTAAACAAAGTGGAGTTTTATCGCAAAAAGATGTTGCCTTCTTGTTTGGTGTTAAGAAAAAGGATATTGAATATTGGATTTGTACAAATAGACTTAAAACTAATAGCTCAGGGGCTATTACAAACGATTCCTTTACTAAATTTGAATCCAAGTACTTTACAACCTTTCAAATTTCTATGATTAAATCTATTAGTACAAAAAGAATATTAAAAAAATATAATAAGGGGAAATTGATTGCTGTTTCAGGACCTGAATTAAACGATGGTAAACGCTTATTATTCTTAAAAAGCGTAATTAACATAATCTAA